In the genome of Streptomyces sp. SAI-127, the window TGCGGCGAGCGATGTGAGGAGTGCCTGTGCCGACTCGGTGTCACGGGCGATCAGTGGGCCGACGACATGGGTGTTCATGTTGGGCCAGGCGGCCGCGTATCCGATGATCCGGCCGCTCTGCTCGGCTACGCGCAACTGGTCGGCGAAGGCGGGAAGCCGGGTGATGAGGTGCGTGCGATCAGTTCCCAGCACCTCCTCGTCGAGCCGGAGGATCGTGGCGAGGTCCTCAGCGGTGGCCGCACGCGTGCTCACGGTCGGCGCCGGGCCGCCTGGAGTGAAGTGCCCCTGGAGCATCTCCGCCCGGCCGGTCAGTTTGAAGCCCAGCTCCTCGTAGAGCGGACGGCCGTAGGGCGTCGCGTGAAGAGTCAGAGGGGTCGTGCCCATCGCGGAGAGAACGTGCCGCATGAGCCGACGGCCGATGCCCTGTCGGGCGTGCCGTTCGGCGACCAGCACCATCCCGATCGCTCCCAGGTCGGGCTCGCTGTAGGGGCCGTACTCCGTGACCACGCAGGCGGTGACGAGCCCTCCGTGAGGGTCGTCGATGCCGTAGCCCTTTCCGGCCGCGAGCAGGAGGCCCCACTTGTGCTCCTCGCGCGGC includes:
- a CDS encoding GNAT family N-acetyltransferase, giving the protein MPTPSLAALPIRRLTLRDLTACADLSEDRGWPREEHKWGLLLAAGKGYGIDDPHGGLVTACVVTEYGPYSEPDLGAIGMVLVAERHARQGIGRRLMRHVLSAMGTTPLTLHATPYGRPLYEELGFKLTGRAEMLQGHFTPGGPAPTVSTRAATAEDLATILRLDEEVLGTDRTHLITRLPAFADQLRVAEQSGRIIGYAAAWPNMNTHVVGPLIARDTESAQALLTSLAAGTDRPLRTDIDVRHEELRAWARERGLAPVGLNSVMTYGISELPGDWSRRFAPLTVAAI